GATAGACTTCACCGATAACAGTTTGAAGACCATTTGATTCAATAATGTCGAGTATAGCAGGGGTAAAAAGTCCCATCGGCGGTCGAAAATACACGGGTTTAGTTCCAACAGCATCTTTTATTATCGAATTTGTGGATTCTACCTGTTTATGAACCTCTTTACGGCTTACAAGAGGCAATACCGGATGTGAATAAGTGTGGTTACCAATCTCATGGCCTTCGGCATGTATTCTTCGCGTAATATCCGGTTCTTCTGAAACGTTTTTGCCAATAAGGAAAAAGGTGGCTTTGGCATCATAATTTGATAGAATATCGAGAAGTTTCGGAGTGTATTCCTCATTTGGACCATCATCAAATGTAATGGCAATACGTTTTAAACTTGTGTCTGAAGCCCAGATTACCCGATTTGAGAGCAGGTGACCATATTTTTCAAGCAAAATCAGGTCTGTGTAATAAATACCCACAAAAAGGGCTATTATTAAAATCAGGAGAGAAGGGACGGTTAAGCGATTTAATTTTTTCCAATTATTTCCATCTATATGGTATTAAACGGTTCAATAATCACTCCGAAGCGCCCATAACCTTCAAATAATCATCTTTAAATTCGTCTAATCGTCGAATGATGCTATTTCTCTCAAGTTTTAGTTTTTTGACTATATGTCTATTTGTTAATAGTGTAAGTGAAAACTGCCAGACTCTCCAACGATATTTCACCTTTTTTCGATACGCAAGTGCGCCGAAGCCAAGAAACGGCAAGCTTGTCATGAATGCTACGCCAATCATAGGATCGAATAAATTCCAAATAAGTAAGGTTTCTAAGAAGTAATATGCCAAAAATCCTATCCCCCCGCCGATCATAAGAGCAGACGATGTTTTCGTTTGATCGTATCCGATTTTTTTACCTACGAATTCGGCAAACCGATAAGGAGGATAGTTAGTTATAACGCCGGCTATCCATAGCGGAAGGCCGATTATGCTCCACATAACCATTTTCCAACTGCGTTTTGTGACTTTGGATTCAGTGATATCCGTTTGTAACAAAGAATCGTGAAGATTGAGCCTGTCAATTTTCATTCTGTAATATTTTACATCGTGCAGCAATGCCGTAGCTTTTTCCGGGTCGTTCTCCATATAATAACTAACTGCTTCAGCAAGATGTTTGGTTAAAAACATTTCTTTAAAAACTTCATCATCGGAAATAAGAATTTCGTCCTTTTCGAGTTTGTCTTTTAGCGGAGCTCTATATATTTTCTCCAAATCAGTCACAAAATCGTTAAATTCGTCCTTTTGGATATTTAGTGTAAGTTTACCCAATTCTATTGAGATTTTATCAGTTAGGCGGTGCACACCCTCGTATTCATCAGTCAGATAAGTTTCTTTGAACTCTGAGACAATTATAGGTTTTCCAAAATTTAGCAAGACATTGCTTCTGAATCGATGCCGGGCTGTAAAATAAAGTCCAAGTGGAATAATGGTAACGCCCAATTTGAAATCGTTTTGTC
This Candidatus Neomarinimicrobiota bacterium DNA region includes the following protein-coding sequences:
- a CDS encoding 1-acyl-sn-glycerol-3-phosphate acyltransferase, which produces MILRISINLFFDEVEIHNLKNVPEEGPILIAANHPSSIMDALVLGVKTPRKIHYIGHSGLFSNPISKKFLYAMGIIPVYRRFDNPDKMNKNDDMFRAAYTILEEGKCIGIFPEGTSQTDRKVLKLKTGTARIALGAERQNDFKLGVTIIPLGLYFTARHRFRSNVLLNFGKPIIVSEFKETYLTDEYEGVHRLTDKISIELGKLTLNIQKDEFNDFVTDLEKIYRAPLKDKLEKDEILISDDEVFKEMFLTKHLAEAVSYYMENDPEKATALLHDVKYYRMKIDRLNLHDSLLQTDITESKVTKRSWKMVMWSIIGLPLWIAGVITNYPPYRFAEFVGKKIGYDQTKTSSALMIGGGIGFLAYYFLETLLIWNLFDPMIGVAFMTSLPFLGFGALAYRKKVKYRWRVWQFSLTLLTNRHIVKKLKLERNSIIRRLDEFKDDYLKVMGASE
- a CDS encoding polysaccharide deacetylase family protein, which translates into the protein MGIYYTDLILLEKYGHLLSNRVIWASDTSLKRIAITFDDGPNEEYTPKLLDILSNYDAKATFFLIGKNVSEEPDITRRIHAEGHEIGNHTYSHPVLPLVSRKEVHKQVESTNSIIKDAVGTKPVYFRPPMGLFTPAILDIIESNGLQTVIGEVYPRDPNRPGKDKIIKRVLTRVKPGSIIIMHDGGTWGNFDRNQTIEAVPIIIEKLQAKGYQFVTLSELISGDEKIAAN